A single Fundidesulfovibrio soli DNA region contains:
- a CDS encoding NAD(+)/NADH kinase codes for MQPAVHNVLVVAKSGEPSVMSLAHEVAETISDLGAAPRIVLNKTDVDGCADAASLTGGGDVPELAVVLGGDGTMISVARKLMAEAVPLLGINLGRLGFLSQLCADGWEEPLAQVVSKGFGVNKVMMLSCEVARDNRRVFQCGAVNDVVVARGAMARLIRVTISYGGERLGTFRADGMVVSTPTGATAYSMSAGGPLVHPDLHTLTLTPICPFLCDLRPIVLPTDRYLDINVEEASADAVLTCDGQSAFPLLPGDWVRVRRAPKPLRLAAVGRHSYFRKLLDKGFIRER; via the coding sequence ATGCAGCCAGCAGTACACAATGTCCTCGTGGTCGCCAAGTCCGGCGAACCCTCCGTGATGAGCCTCGCGCACGAGGTGGCCGAAACCATCTCCGACCTGGGGGCCGCCCCGCGCATCGTCCTGAACAAGACCGACGTGGACGGCTGCGCCGACGCCGCCTCCCTGACCGGGGGCGGGGACGTGCCCGAACTGGCGGTGGTGCTCGGCGGAGACGGCACCATGATCAGCGTGGCGCGCAAGCTCATGGCCGAGGCCGTCCCCCTGCTGGGCATCAACCTCGGGCGGCTGGGCTTTCTCTCCCAGCTGTGCGCCGACGGCTGGGAAGAGCCTCTGGCCCAGGTGGTCTCCAAGGGCTTCGGCGTCAACAAGGTGATGATGCTCTCATGCGAGGTGGCACGCGACAACCGGCGGGTGTTCCAGTGCGGGGCCGTGAACGACGTGGTGGTGGCCCGGGGGGCCATGGCCCGCCTGATCCGCGTGACCATCAGCTACGGCGGGGAGCGCCTGGGCACCTTCCGGGCCGACGGCATGGTCGTCTCGACGCCCACGGGGGCCACGGCCTATTCCATGAGCGCGGGCGGCCCGCTGGTCCACCCGGACCTGCACACCCTGACGCTCACGCCCATCTGCCCCTTCCTGTGCGACCTGCGGCCCATCGTGCTGCCCACCGACAGATACCTCGACATCAACGTGGAGGAGGCCTCGGCCGACGCGGTGCTCACCTGCGACGGCCAGAGCGCCTTCCCCCTGCTGCCCGGGGACTGGGTGCGCGTGCGCCGCGCTCCCAAGCCCCTGCGCCTTGCCGCCGTGGGGCGGCACTCCTATTTCCGCAAACTCCTGGACAAGGGATTCATCCGGGAAAGGTAG